A single window of Sphaerodactylus townsendi isolate TG3544 linkage group LG05, MPM_Stown_v2.3, whole genome shotgun sequence DNA harbors:
- the MEX3D gene encoding RNA-binding protein MEX3D — translation MPGSGQPREGGEGAGGPPPGLGGLLSAPPEGPPEPPAPQQQQQEEEEEEEEEEEDALRLALDHFSILGGDARAAAGAAGFAPLEPLERPPGELLGAFPGPLLGIIGSRKRSVNMTECVAVPSSEHVAEIVGRQGCKIKALRAKTNTYIKTPVRGEEPVFIVTGRKEDVEMAKREILSAAEHFSMIRATRNKVSGVSGTVLGPPNLPGQTTIQVRVPYRVVGLVVGPKGATIKRIQQQTHTYIVTPSRDKEPVFEVTGMPENVDRAREEIEAHITMRTGSFIEVSSDNDFHTNGTDVCLDLLGGSSPSSLWAKAPNPTRRSLSSVRCDNNLGCLGNTTSMTEPYFGGPTADGPTSSPFRASNSFSFNEPAAPVLGTDDADFGFDFLALDVTAPATIWSPFEPPGNPLSAFNCSSSLNSNSQRRNSTATPRHSPTLPETGMPLEHPLARRIQSNPVSTLSWPATQGSLSSFSDSTGYSSSSSLPGSISATSGSPTDSSSSDGPRKASRECMVCFESEVIAALVPCGHNLFCMECAMRICGKPEPECPACHTPATQAIHIFS, via the exons ATGCCCGGCTCCGGCCAGCcgcgggagggaggggagggcgccGGCGGCCCCCCTCCCGGCCTGGGGGGGCTGCTGAGCGCCCCCCCGGAGGGACCCCCGGAGCCTCCcgccccccagcagcagcagcaggaggaagaggaggaggaggaggaggaggaggaagacgccCTGCGCCTGGCCCTGGACCACTTCTCCATCCTGGGGGGCGACGcgcgggcggcggcgggggccgCGGGCTTTGCCCCCCTGGAGCCCCTGGAGCGACCCCCGGGCGAGCTCCTGGGCGCCTTCCCGGGCCCCCTCCTGGGCATCATCGGCAGCCGCAAGAGGAGCGTCAACATGACCGAGTGCGTGGCCGTGCCCAGCTCGGAGCATGTGGCCGAGATCGTGGGCAGGCAAG GATGCAAGATCAAAGCTTTAAGAGCAAAAACGAACACCTACATAAAGACACCAGTGAGAGGGGAGGAGCCTGTTTTCATTGTGACGGGCCGGAAAGAGGATGTTGAGATGGCCAAGCGCGAGATCCTTTCGGCCGCCGAGCACTTCTCGATGATCCGAGCCACTCGCAACAAAGTCAGTGGGGTGTCGGGCACGGTCTTGGGTCCCCCAAACCTCCCTGGCCAGACGACCATCCAAGTGCGGGTGCCTTACCGCGTGGTCGGCTTGGTGGTGGGTCCCAAGGGAGCCACCATCAAGCGGATCCAGCAACAGACCCACACGTATATTGTGACCCCGAGTCGGGACAAGGAGCCCGTCTTTGAGGTTACCGGCATGCCAGAGAACGTTGACCGGGCTCGGGAGGAAATCGAGGCCCACATCACGATGAGGACCGGCTCCTTTATTGAGGTCAGCAGTGACAATGATTTCCACACCAACGGCACGGATGTTTGTCTGGATTTGCTGGGCGGCAGCAGCCCCTCCAGCCTGTGGGCCAAAGCCCCCAACCCTACCCGGCGGTCACTGTCCAGCGTGCGGTGTGATAATAACCTTGGTTGCTTGGGTAACACTACCTCCATGACAGAGCCTTATTTTGGTGGCCCCACAGCCGATGGGCCCACGAGCAGCCCCTTCAGAGCCAGCAACAGCTTCTCATTCAACGAACCTGCAGCTCCTGTGCTTGGCACAGATGATGCTGAtttcgggtttgatttcctggcCCTGGACGTCACTGCGCCAGCCACCATCTGGTCTCCTTTCGAACCACCTGGCAACCCACTTTCGGCCTTCAACTGCTCCTCTTCCCTCAACAGCAACTCCCAGAGACGCAACAGCACAGCCACACCCCGGCACTCTCCCACCCTCCCAGAGACCGGCATGCCCCTGGAGCACCCTTTAGCCCGGCGCATTCAGAGCAATCCAGTCAGCACCCTCTCGTGGCCAGCAACCCAGGGATCTCTTTCCTCATTCTCCGACAGCACCGgctattcctcttcctcctctttaccCGGAAGCATTTCCGCCACCTCGGGCTCCCCTACGGACTCTAGCAGCTCCGATGGGCCTCGCAAGGCCTCTCGGGAGTGCATGGTGTGTTTTGAAAGCGAGGTCATCGCCGCTCTGGTGCCCTGCGGCCACAACCTCTTCTGTATGGAGTGCGCAATGCGCATCTGCGGCAAACCTGAACCGGAGTGTCCcgcctgccacacccccgccactcAAGCCATTCACATTTTTTCTTAG